In the Harmonia axyridis chromosome 3, icHarAxyr1.1, whole genome shotgun sequence genome, one interval contains:
- the LOC123674588 gene encoding uncharacterized protein LOC123674588 — protein sequence MEEKTSFLFRDLEELNSQDLFSLLEEIPSGNNSEVDDCSDDELLQGNDVEIENDLIDINSLDIVYADDLLGIENCVVHHSKNSMNVAADQDLCSSEDEIDLNTVKQKILRNNTIWTTENAYCPQNEKEFNESYGLFKNFFRISYEVDFCIRFQ from the exons atggaag agaaaacaTCATTCTTATTTCGTGATTTGGAAGAGTTGAATTCTCAGGATTTATTCTCTCTTCTAGAAGAAATACCATCTGGGAACAACTCGGAGGTTGATGATTGTTCTGATGATGAGTTACTTCAAGGGAATGATGTGGAAATTGAGAATGACTTGATTGACATAAATTCTCTCGATATCGTTTATGCGGACGATCTTTTaggaattgaaaattgtgtTGTACATCATTCTAAGAATTCAATGAATGTAGCTGCAGATCAAGATTTATGTAGCAGCGAAgatgaaattgatttgaataCTGTCAAGCAAAAAATTTTACGGAATAATACGATTTGGACAACTGAAAACGCGTACTGcccacaaaatgaaaaagaattcaACGAATCTTATGGActgtttaaaaattttttcagaatttcataCGAAGTAGATTTTTGTATTAGATTtcagtaa
- the LOC123674877 gene encoding DNA polymerase interacting tetratricopeptide repeat-containing, protein of 47 kDa → MMDKSNNFNKMSDEERIQLATKLDKELEKFIDDLPKSKYKDGWAEDTWEKEMESHPFFMTKPPEAGEDLHPLYEGLQQLKYDPTVNSPLELATSYKDDGNFNFKYKNYRLAVVAYTEGLKAKCDDAEVNATLHNNRAAAHFFLKNYRSSLKDCELAISLKPAHLKALYRAVQCCSKMNKLELCIMFCDKILDIESDNQTYLQLKNECITKLNDQRKEEKLKERNERKRDKIVGKLYEAIVKRGIKVKKGKDGLLELFNDCYDQFAKVRLEKDGSLTWPVTLMYPENHYQAPDYIQSFPEGDTFEDIFKVAFSNPAEWDPQHRYKLDTISVYYKSIKNKFVPISLSDTLGKVMARNDFLVEEGTPLFYIFVRGSELEKINLR, encoded by the exons atgatggataaatcaaataattttaataaaatgtcCGATGAAGAACGTATTCAACTCGCTACCAAGTTGGACAAAGAATTGGAAAAGTTTATAGATGATTTACCAAAAAGCAAATATAAAGATGGTTGGGCAGAAGACACTTGGGAAAAG GAAATGGAAAGTCATCCTTTTTTCATGACCAAACCTCCGGAGGCTGGAGAAGATTTACACCCGCTTTATGAGGGCTTACAGCAATTAAAATATGATCCTACTGTCAACAGTCCACTAG aacTTGCAACTTCATACAAGGATGATGgaaacttcaatttcaaatataaaaactatagATTAGCTGTAGTTGCATATACAGAAGGACTTAAGGCAAAGTGTGATGATGCAGAAGTAAATGCAACCCTGCACAATAATAGAGCTGCAGcacatttttttctgaagaattATAG GTCATCTCTGAAGGATTGTGAATTAGCAATTAGTCTTAAACCAGCTCACCTCAAAGCATTATATAGAGCAGTTCAATGTTGTTCAAAAATGAATAAACTAGAATTATGTATAATGTTTTGTGATAAAATCCTTGATATTGAGTCTGATAACCAAACATATTTGCAATTGAAAAATGAGTGTATTACAAAATTGAACGATCAAAGGAAAGAGGAGAAATTGAAAGAAAGGAATGAAAGGAAAAGAGATAAGATAGTTGGAAAATTATATGAAGCTATTGTTAAACGTGGTATAAAAGTTAAGAAAGGGAAAG ATGGattattagaattattcaatgattgtTATGATCAATTTGCAAAGGTACGTTTGGAGAAGGATGGTTCTTTAACTTGGCCAGTTACACTAATGTATCCAGAGAATCATTACCAAGCCCCTGATTATATACAAAGCTTTCCTGAAGGAGATAC ATTTGAGGATATATTTAAAGTGGCCTTCAGCAACCCTGCAGAATGGGACCCGCAGCATAGATATAAATTGGATACTATTAGTGtttattataaatcaataaagAACAAATTTGTCCCAATAAGTTTATCTGATACTTTAGGAAAAGTTATGGCTAGAAATGA TTTTCTGGTTGAAGAAGGAACTCCCTTGTTCTACATATTTGTAAGGGGaagtgaattggagaaaattaaTTTGAGATGA